A part of Agromyces protaetiae genomic DNA contains:
- a CDS encoding glycosyltransferase family 4 protein, producing MSHEHGILVNGAFRDQRITGQQRYASEIADRLLRRPGVREWAIPARRRGSALGAWASVQTAGFGRDRGERLLTLTSRGPVVAPRHVVTVHDTFVLDHPEWFSRAYVATHAPVLRAQVRTAELVLAVSEPVARAIRALVKPGVEIVVAPNAPAEVFVPDVPAPDFSGVSRLAGAGGGFVLSVASQDPRKNLGRLVKAHQALPAALRERAPLVLVGGESALYARAALVHDPHVVRLGYVTDDELARLYAAASVVAFPTLAEGFGLPAVEAIAAGAEVVVSDIPVLRWVCGDDARFVDPTSVEAIAAGLRAALEDPDPAVVKARRAGAIRTRFSWQRSADTVAEAICALGSSGSHAARGALIGSRS from the coding sequence ATGTCGCATGAGCACGGAATCCTCGTGAACGGCGCGTTCCGCGACCAGCGGATCACCGGCCAGCAGCGGTACGCGTCGGAGATCGCCGACCGGCTGCTGCGGCGCCCCGGCGTGCGCGAGTGGGCGATCCCCGCGCGCCGTCGGGGCTCCGCCCTCGGCGCGTGGGCGAGCGTGCAGACGGCCGGCTTCGGCCGCGACCGCGGCGAACGCCTCCTGACGCTCACGAGCCGCGGGCCCGTGGTCGCGCCGCGCCACGTCGTCACGGTCCACGACACGTTCGTGCTCGACCACCCCGAGTGGTTCTCGCGCGCGTACGTCGCGACCCACGCGCCCGTCCTGCGCGCGCAGGTGCGGACGGCGGAGCTCGTGCTCGCGGTGAGCGAGCCCGTCGCGCGCGCGATCCGCGCGCTCGTGAAGCCGGGGGTCGAGATCGTCGTCGCCCCGAATGCGCCCGCCGAGGTGTTCGTTCCGGATGTCCCGGCGCCCGACTTCTCCGGGGTGTCGCGGCTTGCGGGTGCCGGCGGCGGCTTCGTGCTCTCGGTCGCGAGCCAGGATCCACGCAAGAACCTGGGTCGTCTCGTGAAGGCGCACCAGGCCCTGCCCGCCGCGCTCCGTGAGCGGGCGCCCCTCGTGCTCGTCGGCGGCGAGAGCGCCCTCTATGCGCGCGCAGCGCTCGTGCACGACCCGCACGTCGTACGGCTCGGGTACGTCACCGACGACGAGCTCGCCCGGCTCTACGCGGCAGCCTCGGTCGTCGCGTTCCCGACCCTCGCCGAGGGGTTCGGGCTGCCCGCGGTCGAGGCGATCGCGGCGGGCGCCGAGGTCGTCGTGTCCGACATCCCGGTGCTGCGGTGGGTGTGCGGCGACGACGCCAGGTTCGTCGACCCGACCTCGGTCGAGGCGATCGCAGCGGGCCTCCGCGCCGCGCTCGAAGATCCCGACCCCGCCGTCGTGAAGGCCCGGCGTGCGGGCGCGATCCGCACCCGGTTCTCGTGGCAGCGGAGCGCCGACACGGTCGCCGAGGCGATCTGCGCGCTCGGGTCATCCGGATCGCACGCCGCACGCGGCGCGCTCATCGGGAGCCGGTCGTGA